From one Halosimplex rubrum genomic stretch:
- a CDS encoding DUF7519 family protein — protein sequence MSSPTDRRRVRASHALAVLASVAVVAAIRGSVMATLIGLAGAGAVLAGLVRRSESSVVAGGAALFAATVFAAVGPASAGPVLVGGFGAVIAADLGTFALGIDRDADPAVATTRVELLHAVGSVVVAILTAGVGYALFETVPSGGSLGVVALLLGGVVLAWLLRE from the coding sequence GTGAGCAGCCCGACCGACCGGCGGCGCGTCCGCGCCAGTCACGCGCTGGCCGTCCTCGCGTCCGTCGCCGTCGTGGCCGCCATCCGCGGGTCGGTGATGGCGACGCTGATCGGCCTCGCCGGGGCGGGAGCCGTCCTCGCCGGGCTGGTCCGGCGCTCGGAGTCGTCGGTCGTCGCCGGTGGCGCGGCGCTGTTCGCCGCGACGGTGTTCGCGGCGGTCGGTCCCGCGTCCGCGGGGCCGGTCCTCGTCGGCGGGTTCGGCGCCGTGATCGCGGCGGATCTCGGGACTTTCGCGCTCGGGATCGACCGCGACGCCGACCCGGCGGTGGCGACGACGCGGGTCGAGCTGTTGCACGCCGTCGGGAGCGTCGTCGTGGCGATCCTGACCGCCGGCGTGGGGTACGCCCTGTTCGAGACGGTCCCCAGCGGCGGCTCGCTCGGCGTCGTCGCGCTGTTGCTCGGCGGCGTCGTGCTGGCGTGGCTGTTGCGGGAGTAG
- a CDS encoding DUF4129 domain-containing protein yields MQRLGTALIAVLALVALAGAAGTLGAVTGPVVSGGETPTGSATPTAEPPPTGVPGDAADSEVQRAATPTTAAAGNSGGVSPFVVPAVGGSLLAAGLLVVFLTGHDDRAPAVPDDDSAGEDPTPGVSPAYGSPDESAVTRAWRRLRDRTDADGTATPGDVAARALDRSLPSEAVATITDRFRAVRYGGESADDERSSAAEAAEAIDSAAESVPRGSEPGDCDPTDGR; encoded by the coding sequence GTGCAGCGTCTCGGTACCGCCCTGATCGCTGTCCTCGCGCTCGTCGCGCTCGCGGGAGCCGCGGGTACGCTCGGCGCGGTCACCGGCCCCGTCGTCTCCGGTGGCGAGACGCCGACGGGATCGGCGACGCCCACCGCGGAGCCGCCACCGACCGGGGTACCGGGCGACGCGGCCGACTCCGAGGTCCAGCGGGCCGCGACGCCGACGACGGCCGCGGCGGGCAACTCCGGCGGCGTCTCCCCGTTCGTCGTCCCCGCCGTCGGCGGCTCGCTGCTCGCGGCCGGCCTGCTCGTCGTTTTCCTGACCGGCCACGACGACCGGGCGCCCGCCGTCCCCGACGACGATTCCGCCGGCGAGGATCCGACGCCGGGCGTCTCGCCCGCGTACGGATCGCCCGACGAGAGCGCGGTCACGCGAGCGTGGCGACGCCTCCGCGACCGGACGGACGCCGACGGGACGGCGACCCCCGGCGACGTGGCGGCGCGGGCGCTCGACCGCAGCCTGCCGAGCGAAGCGGTCGCGACGATCACCGACCGGTTCCGCGCGGTCCGATACGGCGGAGAGTCGGCCGACGACGAGCGGAGTTCCGCTGCCGAGGCCGCCGAGGCAATCGATTCGGCGGCCGAGTCCGTCCCGAGGGGCTCCGAGCCGGGTGACTGTGACCCGACCGACGGTCGGTAA
- a CDS encoding DUF4129 domain-containing protein: MRRFATALIALFALVALVTAAGSFGGPDQPTLYSGTTPTEPMPTGPLPAGSGGENATTATDSRDVIDGETPVPPDQSGEDGGVSTLLVAGLVGGLLVAAVLAVLLTGDDSRAPPRDDDGDGDRPSEPPTPSVDPSYDSPADSAVVRAWRRLRDRVEGVDESATPGETAATAVDRGYPDDAVESVTRGFEAVRYGRRSPTDEQERSAGRLADRLDAGGDGRSEGGENA, encoded by the coding sequence GTGAGACGATTCGCGACCGCCCTGATCGCCCTCTTCGCGCTGGTCGCGCTCGTGACGGCCGCCGGCTCGTTCGGCGGGCCCGACCAGCCGACGCTGTACTCCGGGACGACGCCGACCGAGCCGATGCCGACCGGCCCCCTCCCCGCCGGCAGCGGCGGTGAGAACGCGACGACCGCGACCGACTCGCGCGACGTGATCGACGGGGAGACACCGGTTCCACCCGACCAGAGCGGTGAGGACGGCGGCGTCTCGACGCTGCTCGTCGCCGGCCTCGTCGGCGGGTTGCTCGTCGCAGCCGTCCTCGCCGTGCTCCTGACCGGCGACGACTCCCGCGCACCGCCGCGAGACGACGACGGTGACGGCGACCGACCGTCCGAGCCCCCCACGCCGTCGGTCGACCCGAGCTACGACTCGCCCGCCGACAGCGCCGTCGTCCGTGCGTGGCGTCGGCTCCGCGACCGCGTCGAGGGCGTCGACGAGTCGGCGACACCGGGGGAGACGGCTGCGACCGCCGTCGACCGCGGCTACCCCGACGACGCCGTCGAGAGCGTGACCCGCGGTTTCGAGGCCGTTCGGTACGGCCGCCGGTCCCCGACGGACGAACAGGAGCGCAGCGCCGGCCGGCTGGCCGACAGGCTCGACGCCGGCGGTGACGGCAGGAGCGAGGGCGGTGAGAACGCGTGA
- a CDS encoding DUF58 domain-containing protein, with protein MTETAAVGAGLDRGEERLERTGRWAGIHGLALAATAVAILLGRPVAILVGLAGVGFAAYSRAAEAPAPELAVERHVSDTDPAPGETVRVTLTVENESGATLPDLRFADDVPAGLEVVDGAARHTTALRPGKRASIAYEFEAVRGRHEFDSLTVVTRDVSGASRRVGRRATDRSTVVCRPAYEDRSVPLGDLATRLTGSQPVSATGEGQAFHSLREYRTGDPLGSVDWNRFAKDGELATRRFDQPRTVKVVLLVDARAAAYVTAGDGRPAVDACVHAAGALVGGLAEADCHVGLAALSPRDCWLPPASGRTHRERLLDALSTDDAFGWRPPAEGGSDTGGDGFGRLLVQLSGDTQVVVCSPFVDDRPVEVARALDARGHDVTVASPDVTAEDSPYRRLAATERRTRLDACRRSGIPVVEWTGGVDRGSARSVDAGGGADATTGGAAGSGERVATDGGDGRWR; from the coding sequence ATGACTGAGACGGCTGCCGTCGGTGCCGGGCTCGACCGCGGGGAGGAGCGACTCGAGCGGACCGGCCGCTGGGCCGGGATCCACGGGCTCGCGCTGGCGGCGACGGCGGTCGCCATCCTCCTCGGGAGGCCCGTCGCGATCCTCGTCGGACTGGCCGGCGTCGGGTTCGCCGCGTACAGCCGGGCCGCCGAGGCGCCGGCGCCCGAGCTGGCGGTCGAGCGCCACGTCAGCGACACCGACCCCGCGCCGGGCGAGACGGTCCGGGTGACGCTCACCGTCGAGAACGAGAGCGGGGCGACGCTTCCGGACCTGCGGTTCGCCGACGACGTGCCCGCCGGCCTGGAAGTCGTCGACGGGGCCGCGCGGCACACGACCGCGCTGCGACCGGGCAAGCGGGCGTCGATCGCCTACGAGTTCGAGGCCGTCCGGGGCCGCCACGAGTTCGACAGCCTCACCGTCGTGACACGGGACGTGAGCGGTGCGAGTCGCCGCGTCGGCCGGCGGGCGACCGACCGCTCGACGGTGGTCTGTCGTCCGGCCTACGAGGACCGTTCGGTCCCGCTGGGTGACCTGGCGACGCGGCTGACCGGCAGCCAGCCCGTCTCGGCGACCGGTGAGGGGCAGGCGTTCCACTCGCTGCGGGAGTACCGGACGGGCGACCCGCTCGGGAGCGTCGACTGGAACCGCTTCGCCAAGGACGGCGAGCTCGCGACGAGGCGCTTCGACCAGCCGCGGACGGTCAAAGTCGTCCTGCTGGTCGACGCGCGGGCCGCCGCCTACGTGACCGCGGGCGACGGCCGTCCGGCCGTCGACGCCTGCGTCCACGCCGCGGGCGCGCTCGTCGGCGGTCTCGCGGAGGCGGACTGTCACGTCGGGCTGGCGGCGCTGTCGCCCCGCGACTGCTGGCTCCCCCCGGCCTCGGGACGGACCCACCGCGAGCGACTGCTCGACGCGCTCAGCACCGACGACGCCTTCGGCTGGCGGCCGCCAGCGGAGGGTGGAAGCGATACGGGCGGCGACGGCTTCGGCCGCCTGCTGGTGCAGCTCTCGGGCGACACGCAGGTCGTGGTCTGCTCGCCGTTCGTCGACGACCGCCCCGTCGAGGTCGCCCGCGCGCTCGACGCCCGGGGCCACGACGTGACCGTCGCCAGCCCGGACGTGACCGCCGAGGACTCCCCCTATCGGCGCCTCGCGGCCACCGAACGGCGGACCCGTCTCGACGCGTGTCGGCGGTCCGGGATCCCCGTCGTCGAGTGGACGGGCGGTGTCGACCGCGGGTCGGCGAGATCGGTCGACGCGGGAGGCGGCGCGGACGCGACGACCGGTGGCGCGGCCGGTTCGGGCGAGCGAGTCGCGACCGACGGGGGTGACGGCCGGTGGCGGTGA
- a CDS encoding DUF7269 family protein, translating into MNRRRRALLTVGIAAVVAGVVLTFRPGLVAFDWATLATLGVWLVALAGVALAALERFEGGDAPSGGLPQVGERPAYGVPGDDLAAAVADAGVGRRDAAERDRARERLRVAAVGALERFAGLAPEDAERRVAEGSWTDDPDAAALFADGEESVHEGVEPDFDRRAERAAAAVARLRDRTDGGEASGPDSSGRVGGRDRSGGVADD; encoded by the coding sequence GTGAACCGCCGGCGTCGAGCCCTGCTGACGGTCGGGATCGCGGCGGTCGTCGCCGGGGTCGTCCTGACGTTCCGGCCGGGGCTGGTCGCGTTCGACTGGGCGACGCTGGCGACGCTCGGGGTCTGGCTCGTCGCGCTGGCCGGCGTCGCGCTCGCGGCCCTCGAACGGTTCGAGGGCGGCGACGCGCCGTCCGGTGGCCTCCCGCAGGTGGGCGAACGGCCGGCGTACGGGGTCCCCGGCGACGACCTCGCCGCGGCGGTCGCGGACGCGGGCGTCGGTCGGCGCGACGCGGCCGAACGCGACCGGGCCCGCGAGCGGTTGCGCGTCGCCGCCGTCGGCGCGCTGGAACGGTTCGCGGGTCTCGCGCCCGAGGATGCCGAGCGCCGGGTCGCCGAGGGCTCGTGGACCGACGACCCCGACGCGGCCGCGCTGTTCGCCGACGGCGAGGAGTCCGTCCACGAGGGCGTCGAGCCCGACTTCGATCGGCGAGCCGAGCGCGCCGCGGCGGCCGTCGCACGGCTCCGGGACCGAACTGACGGCGGCGAAGCGAGCGGTCCGGACAGCAGCGGTCGAGTCGGCGGGCGGGACCGCTCGGGAGGTGTCGCCGATGACTGA
- a CDS encoding digeranylgeranylglycerophospholipid reductase, which translates to MSDRFDVVIAGAGPAGAQCARDLAARDYEVLVLETEPEAEFPRQSNKSTAGTFPSMMASFNVPDEVVMNFTETVVLESPNDHFVRDQPGAVLEFAEFKRWLVAEGREAGAEYRFDSRVSKPITEDGDVVGVRYDGQTEVYADVVVDATGPAAPLAKDLGVTDLKRERQAIGVEYEFEGVEPDHPEFADCTDSMMLRLDHDLAPGGYSWLFHTGADTAKVGLCYIQNDSHREYAKEGMGIDDYLEYWLESDPRFENATRLDGKQHRGSAHIQEPGRMTTDSFIAIGDTVPTIDPLWGEGIHKGMLSARAAAATADRALTGSVDTSAEQMEIYNTLWHSDVAPKMNTRLLMTELLYLTPNDRYDRLMADLRRADGDTLAKVNNGNRLAMRELIHLDDLPLLARFARERLGS; encoded by the coding sequence ATGAGCGACCGCTTTGACGTGGTGATCGCGGGTGCCGGGCCCGCCGGAGCGCAGTGTGCGCGCGATCTTGCGGCGAGAGATTACGAGGTGCTCGTCCTCGAGACCGAACCCGAGGCCGAGTTCCCGCGTCAGAGCAACAAGTCGACCGCCGGAACCTTCCCTTCGATGATGGCGTCGTTCAACGTCCCGGACGAGGTCGTGATGAACTTCACCGAGACGGTCGTGCTGGAGTCGCCCAACGACCACTTCGTCCGCGACCAGCCCGGTGCCGTCCTGGAGTTCGCCGAGTTCAAGCGCTGGCTCGTCGCCGAGGGGCGCGAGGCGGGCGCCGAGTACCGCTTCGACTCGCGCGTCTCGAAGCCGATCACCGAGGATGGCGACGTGGTCGGCGTCCGCTACGACGGGCAGACGGAGGTCTACGCCGACGTCGTGGTCGACGCGACGGGCCCGGCGGCGCCGCTGGCGAAGGACCTGGGCGTCACCGACCTGAAGCGCGAACGCCAGGCCATCGGCGTCGAGTACGAGTTCGAGGGCGTCGAGCCCGACCACCCCGAGTTCGCCGACTGCACGGACTCGATGATGCTCCGGCTCGACCACGATCTGGCCCCCGGCGGCTACTCGTGGCTGTTCCACACGGGCGCGGACACGGCGAAGGTCGGGCTCTGTTACATCCAGAACGACAGCCACCGCGAGTACGCCAAAGAGGGCATGGGGATCGACGACTACCTGGAGTACTGGCTGGAGAGCGACCCCCGCTTCGAGAACGCGACCCGTCTGGACGGCAAGCAACACCGCGGGTCGGCCCACATTCAGGAGCCCGGGCGGATGACCACCGACAGCTTCATCGCCATCGGCGACACCGTCCCCACGATCGACCCGCTGTGGGGCGAGGGCATCCACAAGGGGATGCTCTCGGCGCGGGCGGCGGCGGCCACGGCCGACCGGGCGCTGACCGGGTCGGTCGACACGTCGGCCGAGCAGATGGAGATCTACAATACGCTCTGGCACAGCGACGTGGCGCCGAAGATGAACACGCGCCTGCTGATGACCGAGCTGCTGTATCTCACGCCCAACGACCGCTACGACCGGCTGATGGCCGACCTGCGGCGGGCCGACGGCGACACGCTCGCGAAGGTCAACAACGGGAACCGACTGGCGATGCGGGAACTGATCCACCTCGACGACCTGCCCCTGCTCGCGCGGTTCGCCCGCGAGCGCCTGGGGAGCTGA